The following coding sequences are from one Paenibacillus sp. JDR-2 window:
- a CDS encoding AraC family transcriptional regulator has product MKQDYLAQIQQTIDYIEAHISEELSLSRLAQVAKLSDFHFHRVFQSMAGETVMEYVRKRRLAISAYQVANSDAKLIDIALDTGFQNHETFTRAFKRMFEMTPAEYRKREIKPPAYSRLNVLQRKYNPYLGGIRMEYKIITKPAFKVIGYEIRTRANGDNHKEIPAFWQEYIQKELYKNIPNRVHKESPVELGICYNFDMGSDSFSYLIGMEAESFDGVEGEGLVCREFDGAEYAVFTTPKVPREQFSSSIQNTWMTVFGEWFPHSGYEHAGTPEFELYDERSNHELSEIQMDIYIPIKKKA; this is encoded by the coding sequence GTGAAGCAGGACTATCTGGCGCAGATTCAGCAGACGATTGATTACATTGAAGCCCATATAAGCGAGGAGCTGTCTTTATCGCGGCTGGCGCAGGTTGCGAAGCTCTCGGACTTTCATTTCCACCGGGTCTTTCAATCCATGGCAGGAGAGACCGTAATGGAATATGTGCGTAAACGGCGTCTGGCGATATCCGCTTACCAGGTGGCCAATTCGGATGCGAAGCTGATAGACATTGCTCTCGATACCGGGTTTCAGAATCATGAGACCTTCACCCGCGCCTTCAAGCGCATGTTCGAAATGACGCCGGCCGAGTACCGCAAGCGGGAGATCAAGCCTCCTGCCTACTCCAGGCTGAACGTGCTGCAGCGCAAGTACAATCCCTATTTAGGAGGAATACGCATGGAATACAAGATTATAACCAAACCTGCCTTCAAGGTAATCGGCTACGAGATCCGTACCCGGGCAAACGGAGACAATCATAAAGAGATCCCAGCCTTCTGGCAGGAGTATATTCAAAAAGAGCTGTACAAAAATATTCCGAACCGCGTGCACAAGGAGTCCCCGGTCGAGCTAGGCATCTGCTACAACTTCGATATGGGCTCAGACAGCTTCTCTTACCTGATCGGTATGGAAGCGGAAAGCTTTGACGGCGTAGAAGGCGAAGGTCTTGTATGCCGCGAGTTCGACGGGGCCGAATATGCCGTGTTCACTACTCCAAAGGTGCCGCGCGAGCAGTTCTCCTCCTCGATTCAAAATACTTGGATGACCGTCTTTGGCGAGTGGTTCCCTCATTCGGGCTACGAGCATGCCGGTACGCCGGAGTTCGAGCTGTACGACGAGCGCAGTAATCATGAGCTGTCGGAAATTCAGATGGACATCTATATCCCAATTAAGAAAAAGGCTTAA